From the genome of Blautia hydrogenotrophica DSM 10507:
ACCTCGCGGGCTCACACCCAGGGAAATCAACTCATGGGTCCTGGTCTTCTCCACGAGAGCGGTGATATATCTCAGGATGTTTTCTTTCACCGTCACCTGAATCACTTCTTGCTGCATATTCAACACTTCTTCTTTGGATACCACTTCATGAATTGAGTCTAGAGGCTGCTCTGTCTGACGGTCCTTCAGAATATTGACCTGACTCTCGAAGTCTGGATACCCCATGCTGAGCTTCACCATAAAGCGGTCCAGCTGGGACTGGGGCAGCATCTGTGTGCCCGCCGAGCCGAAGGGATTCTGGGTGGACAGCACGGTAAACGGCTGCGGAACCGGATAGGTCTTTCCGTCCACGGTCACGCTGCCCTCCTCCATGACTTCCAAAAGAGCCGCCTGGGTTTTGCTGGATGTACGGTTGATCTCGTCCGCCAGCAGCAGGTTGCACATCACGGCTCCTTCTTTGTAGACGAAGCTGTCCGTCTTCTTGTCATAGATGGAAAAACCCACCACATCCGAAGGAATGACGTCCGGTGTGAACTGGATTCTCTTATATTCCATCCCCAGTGCCTTGCTGAACGCCAGGGCCAGAGTGGTCTTTCCCACTCCTGGGATGTCTTCCA
Proteins encoded in this window:
- a CDS encoding AAA family ATPase, with the protein product MNLTENLVQEVQKVIVGKEDVIKNVLMAILAKGHILLEDIPGVGKTTLALAFSKALGMEYKRIQFTPDVIPSDVVGFSIYDKKTDSFVYKEGAVMCNLLLADEINRTSSKTQAALLEVMEEGSVTVDGKTYPVPQPFTVLSTQNPFGSAGTQMLPQSQLDRFMVKLSMGYPDFESQVNILKDRQTEQPLDSIHEVVSKEEVLNMQQEVIQVTVKENILRYITALVEKTRTHELISLGVSPRGALAVNNMAKAAAYVKGRDYVVPEDVMEIFVSVCAHRVILHPRAKVSNTSAEEIIGEIVRETKAAELV